The following proteins are encoded in a genomic region of Pseudodesulfovibrio mercurii:
- a CDS encoding sigma-54-dependent transcriptional regulator has translation MADIKALLVDDEESFRNTLCKRLTRRGMTVEQAGSGEEALERLKTFQPDVILLDVKMPGMDGLTALHKIKEINPLVEVVMLTGHASMEIAIRGMELGAFDYLMKPVEFEELLYKLEDASERKRHHEDRIAARAGSS, from the coding sequence ATGGCCGACATAAAAGCGCTCCTCGTGGACGACGAGGAATCCTTTCGAAACACCCTGTGCAAGCGGCTCACGCGCCGGGGCATGACCGTGGAACAGGCTGGCTCGGGCGAAGAGGCCCTGGAGCGGCTCAAGACCTTCCAGCCGGACGTGATCCTGCTGGACGTCAAGATGCCCGGCATGGACGGTCTGACCGCCCTGCACAAGATCAAGGAAATCAATCCCCTGGTGGAGGTGGTCATGCTCACCGGCCACGCCAGCATGGAGATCGCCATCCGGGGCATGGAGCTCGGGGCCTTCGACTACCTGATGAAGCCCGTGGAGTTCGAGGAACTGCTCTACAAGCTCGAGGACGCCTCCGAGCGCAAGCGGCACCACGAGGACCGCATCGCGGCCAGGGCCGGCAGCTCCTGA
- a CDS encoding glutaminyl-peptide cyclotransferase — MRPLNVCCLLLALAVLFLQAAPVRAATPVIPCRVIAEYPHDAGTSTQGLFYRDGVFYESSGGYGHSFLAVVDPATGRRLKTVPVPAELFAEGIAPRGDVLRMLTWKSGIGLIYTLDGLEPAGRFAYRGTWDATQGWGLVFDGKRFVMSTGASRLEWRDARTFAKVEELPVTDDGRPVSLLNELEFVGKWLYANIWKSDRVAIIDMGDGTVRAWLDLASLRGRLHPASGVANGIAYDPATGRLFVTGKCWDRLFEIEVPKLR, encoded by the coding sequence ATGCGCCCGCTGAACGTCTGCTGCCTGCTCCTGGCCCTGGCGGTCCTGTTCCTCCAGGCCGCGCCCGTCCGGGCCGCCACTCCGGTCATCCCCTGCCGGGTGATCGCCGAATACCCCCACGACGCCGGAACCTCCACCCAGGGGCTCTTCTATCGCGACGGCGTGTTCTACGAATCCTCGGGCGGCTACGGCCACTCCTTCCTGGCCGTGGTGGACCCCGCCACCGGCCGCCGCCTGAAGACCGTTCCGGTCCCGGCCGAACTGTTCGCCGAGGGCATTGCGCCCAGGGGCGACGTCCTGCGCATGCTCACCTGGAAATCGGGCATCGGCCTGATCTACACCCTGGACGGGCTGGAACCGGCGGGCCGGTTCGCCTACCGGGGCACCTGGGACGCAACCCAGGGCTGGGGGCTGGTCTTCGACGGCAAGCGGTTCGTCATGTCCACCGGGGCGTCGCGGCTGGAATGGCGCGACGCCAGGACCTTCGCCAAGGTCGAGGAGTTGCCCGTGACCGACGATGGACGACCGGTAAGCCTGCTCAACGAGCTGGAATTCGTGGGGAAATGGCTTTACGCCAACATCTGGAAGTCGGACCGGGTGGCGATCATCGACATGGGCGACGGCACGGTCCGCGCCTGGCTGGACCTCGCGTCCCTGCGCGGGCGGCTGCACCCTGCGTCGGGCGTGGCCAACGGCATCGCCTATGACCCGGCCACGGGGCGGCTGTTCGTCACCGGCAAGTGCTGGGACCGGCTGTTTGAAATCGAAGTTCCGAAATTACGCTGA
- a CDS encoding sensor histidine kinase produces the protein MSDVHYYQGLAKSMMFTIILVSFAPLFVVVLIAGYQYSVAYEEKVEAHLRELVLKHDQTIDAYLDEKVAEIRVLAEVIDLGHLATPEGIEALHDALTRGHGTDFVDLGLIDERGIQVAYSGPFLLQGLDYSREPWFKAVGRNTVHVSDVGLGMRGVPHFIIALRMRADGRQWVLRTTLDFIAFNRLVEDIRIGETGMAYIINREGKFQTTPRRDMTAEVPFLRELARSVSGDGDRGGRAAMAVMDNPATGRKTIFVTSLIKDGDWLMVYQQDAADAFATLNRSRDLAIVILFLGGLAITVMAYLMSRRMARKVAKADSAKEILNEQVIEAGKLASVGELAAGIAHEINNPVAIMVEEAGWIQDLLEEGLSKSDNEREVQRALNQIRTQGARCKEITHKLLSFARKIDPTVMSFDLNELVREIAELSAQRAKYANVVIETSLGDNIAPIKASPSEMQQVFLNLVNNAIDAMDPGGGNLDISTRQEGDTVLTLVSDTGSGIPEANLSRIFDPFFTTKPVGKGTGLGLSIIYGIVNKMGGTISVDSAVGRGTTFTISMPAGSPDDADDEDSEA, from the coding sequence ATGTCCGACGTGCATTATTATCAGGGTTTGGCCAAGAGCATGATGTTCACCATCATCCTGGTCTCCTTCGCCCCCCTGTTCGTGGTCGTGCTCATCGCCGGGTACCAGTACAGCGTGGCCTACGAGGAAAAGGTCGAGGCCCACCTGCGCGAGCTGGTCCTCAAACACGACCAGACCATCGACGCCTACCTGGACGAGAAGGTGGCCGAGATCCGGGTCCTGGCCGAGGTCATCGACCTCGGACACCTGGCCACGCCCGAGGGCATCGAGGCCCTGCACGACGCCCTGACCAGGGGCCACGGCACGGATTTCGTGGACCTGGGGCTGATCGACGAGCGGGGCATTCAGGTGGCCTATTCCGGGCCGTTCCTGCTCCAGGGGCTGGATTACTCCCGCGAGCCGTGGTTCAAGGCCGTGGGCCGGAACACGGTCCATGTCAGCGATGTGGGGCTGGGCATGCGCGGGGTGCCGCACTTCATCATCGCCCTGCGCATGCGGGCCGACGGCCGCCAGTGGGTCCTGCGCACCACGCTCGACTTCATCGCCTTCAACCGGCTGGTGGAGGACATCCGCATCGGCGAGACCGGCATGGCCTACATCATCAACCGCGAAGGAAAATTTCAGACCACCCCGCGCCGGGACATGACCGCCGAGGTCCCGTTCCTGCGCGAGCTGGCCCGGTCCGTCTCCGGGGACGGCGACCGGGGCGGCCGGGCGGCCATGGCGGTCATGGACAACCCGGCCACGGGCCGCAAGACCATCTTCGTGACCAGCCTGATCAAGGACGGGGACTGGCTGATGGTCTACCAGCAGGACGCGGCCGACGCCTTCGCCACCCTGAATCGCAGCCGCGACCTGGCCATCGTCATCCTGTTCCTCGGCGGCCTGGCCATCACGGTCATGGCCTATCTCATGAGCCGCCGCATGGCCCGCAAGGTGGCCAAGGCGGACTCGGCCAAGGAGATTCTGAACGAGCAGGTCATCGAGGCGGGCAAGCTGGCCTCGGTCGGCGAGCTGGCCGCGGGCATCGCCCACGAGATCAACAACCCGGTGGCCATCATGGTCGAGGAGGCGGGCTGGATCCAGGACCTCCTGGAGGAGGGCCTGTCCAAGAGCGACAACGAGCGCGAGGTCCAGCGGGCCCTGAACCAGATCCGCACCCAGGGCGCGCGCTGCAAGGAGATCACCCACAAGCTCCTGTCCTTCGCCCGCAAGATCGATCCCACGGTCATGTCCTTCGACCTCAACGAGCTGGTCCGGGAGATCGCCGAGCTGTCCGCCCAGCGGGCCAAGTACGCCAACGTGGTCATCGAGACCAGCCTGGGCGACAACATCGCGCCCATCAAGGCGAGCCCGTCGGAGATGCAGCAGGTCTTCCTCAACCTGGTCAACAACGCCATCGACGCCATGGACCCGGGCGGGGGCAACCTGGACATCAGCACCCGCCAGGAAGGCGATACGGTGCTGACCCTGGTCTCGGACACCGGGTCCGGCATCCCCGAGGCCAACCTGTCGCGCATCTTCGACCCGTTCTTCACCACCAAGCCGGTGGGCAAGGGGACCGGGCTCGGCCTGTCCATCATCTACGGGATCGTCAACAAGATGGGCGGGACCATCTCCGTGGACTCGGCCGTGGGCCGGGGCACCACATTCACCATCAGCATGCCCGCCGGATCGCCCGACGATGCGGACGACGAGGATTCGGAGGCGTGA
- a CDS encoding TetR/AcrR family transcriptional regulator, translating to MNESPDVNTKTALLLAAMEVFADKGFDSATVRDICGLAKANVAAVNYHYGSKDGLYAAVLEEIFPKGEEWISGDDAGLPPEERLHRFIRGLAEDIYTRNSGHLAHKWAIFLREMAKPSRNLDLIVQHQVQPRAEELRDILTLLLGPDVPEQTLAYCSSNIWALMLDHLLTQPILDRLTPNRPNLGLDVEGFVDHVTRFALGGINGVKQRA from the coding sequence ATGAACGAATCACCGGACGTCAATACCAAAACGGCGCTTTTGCTCGCCGCCATGGAGGTTTTCGCGGACAAGGGCTTCGACTCGGCCACGGTGCGCGACATCTGCGGCCTGGCCAAGGCCAACGTGGCGGCGGTGAATTACCATTACGGCAGCAAGGACGGGCTGTACGCGGCCGTGCTCGAGGAGATCTTCCCCAAGGGCGAGGAATGGATCTCCGGCGACGACGCCGGGCTGCCGCCCGAGGAGCGGCTGCACCGCTTCATCCGGGGGCTGGCCGAGGACATCTACACCCGCAATTCCGGGCACCTCGCCCACAAGTGGGCCATCTTCCTGCGCGAAATGGCCAAGCCCAGCCGCAACCTGGACCTCATCGTCCAGCATCAGGTCCAGCCGCGCGCCGAAGAGCTGCGCGACATCCTGACCCTGCTCCTCGGCCCGGACGTCCCGGAACAGACCCTGGCCTATTGCAGCTCGAACATATGGGCCCTGATGCTCGACCACCTGCTGACCCAGCCCATCCTGGACCGGCTGACCCCGAACCGGCCCAACCTGGGACTGGACGTGGAGGGTTTCGTGGACCACGTGACCCGCTTCGCCCTGGGCGGCATCAACGGCGTCAAACAACGCGCGTAA
- the ispH gene encoding 4-hydroxy-3-methylbut-2-enyl diphosphate reductase, with product MEVILAETAGFCMGVDMALTKLDQLVAEPDGRPIYILGPIIHNPQVLKGYADKGVVMVHDPVEVPAGAHVVIRAHGITRQVEDALRDRKVRIKDATCPRVKKAQLLIERNTADNGELLLYGEADHPEVAGLVSYAQNGHFVFSSAEELARYPLTPDRRYVLAAQTTQDRVHFESIAADLTGRADLEVTVLETICDATKLRQAEAKELAKNVDFMVVVGGYNSGNTRRLAQVVSEQGTPCKHVETVEELPLNDLARYKRIGVTAGASTPRVLIDRVLAGLQPL from the coding sequence GTGGAAGTCATTCTTGCCGAAACCGCCGGGTTCTGCATGGGCGTGGACATGGCCCTGACCAAACTCGACCAACTGGTCGCCGAGCCCGACGGCCGTCCCATCTATATCCTCGGCCCCATCATCCATAATCCGCAGGTCCTCAAGGGCTACGCCGACAAGGGCGTGGTCATGGTCCACGATCCCGTCGAGGTCCCGGCCGGGGCCCACGTGGTCATCCGCGCCCACGGCATCACCCGCCAGGTGGAGGACGCCCTGCGCGACCGCAAGGTGCGCATCAAGGACGCCACCTGCCCACGGGTCAAGAAGGCCCAGCTGCTCATCGAACGGAACACCGCCGACAACGGCGAGCTGCTCCTCTACGGCGAGGCCGACCACCCCGAGGTGGCCGGGCTGGTCAGCTACGCCCAGAACGGACATTTCGTCTTCAGCTCGGCCGAGGAGCTGGCGCGGTACCCGCTGACCCCGGACAGGCGCTATGTCCTGGCCGCCCAGACCACCCAGGACCGGGTCCACTTCGAGTCCATCGCGGCCGACCTGACCGGACGCGCCGACCTTGAGGTGACCGTGCTCGAAACCATCTGCGACGCCACCAAGCTGCGTCAGGCCGAGGCCAAGGAACTGGCCAAGAACGTGGATTTCATGGTCGTGGTCGGCGGCTACAACAGCGGCAACACCCGTCGCCTCGCCCAAGTGGTCTCCGAACAGGGCACGCCCTGCAAGCATGTGGAAACAGTGGAGGAACTCCCGCTCAACGACCTTGCCCGATACAAACGCATCGGCGTCACCGCAGGTGCCTCCACCCCCCGCGTGCTCATCGACAGGGTCCTCGCCGGACTCCAGCCCTTGTAG
- a CDS encoding response regulator — translation MADTPIRVLLVDDELGFLEVLAKRLRKRGYAVTAAGSGSEGIRVLRDNDFDVAVLDLKLEDMDGIEVLQIMKKMVPELPVIMLTGHGSEQAAREGVESGAFDYLLKPCDLDDLLDKVGEAVAG, via the coding sequence ATGGCCGACACCCCCATCCGCGTGCTCCTGGTGGACGACGAGCTCGGCTTTCTCGAGGTGCTGGCCAAGCGCCTGCGCAAGCGCGGCTACGCCGTGACCGCGGCGGGCAGCGGGAGCGAGGGTATTCGGGTGCTCAGGGACAACGATTTCGACGTGGCCGTCCTGGATCTCAAGCTCGAAGATATGGACGGCATAGAGGTCTTGCAGATAATGAAGAAGATGGTGCCGGAATTGCCGGTCATCATGCTCACCGGCCACGGCTCCGAGCAGGCCGCCAGGGAGGGCGTCGAGTCCGGCGCCTTCGACTACCTGCTCAAGCCGTGCGACCTCGACGATCTCCTCGACAAGGTCGGGGAGGCCGTGGCCGGATAA
- a CDS encoding response regulator produces the protein MPARVLLVDDEKGFVDTMAKRLENRGFTVGVAYDGAQALAALDKGEIYFDVVVLDVKMPGMDGNEVLKRIKAEHPLVEVVMLTGHATVESAIEGMKSGAFDYMMKPCNLDELMAKIGEAHDKKQAHEDKILEARARHIVLRRGD, from the coding sequence ATGCCTGCAAGAGTACTCCTCGTTGACGACGAAAAGGGGTTTGTGGACACCATGGCCAAACGGCTGGAGAACCGGGGCTTCACCGTGGGCGTGGCCTACGACGGCGCCCAGGCCCTGGCCGCCCTGGACAAGGGCGAGATCTATTTCGACGTGGTCGTCCTGGACGTGAAGATGCCGGGCATGGACGGCAACGAGGTCCTGAAAAGGATCAAGGCCGAGCATCCCCTGGTGGAGGTGGTCATGCTGACCGGCCACGCCACCGTGGAGTCGGCCATCGAGGGCATGAAGTCCGGGGCCTTCGACTACATGATGAAGCCGTGCAACCTGGACGAACTCATGGCCAAGATCGGCGAGGCCCACGACAAGAAGCAGGCCCACGAGGACAAGATTCTCGAGGCCCGCGCCCGACACATCGTCCTGCGCAGGGGCGATTAG
- a CDS encoding molybdenum cofactor biosynthesis protein MoaE: MDLNKALADLKKEPGFAENVGMILVHNGVVRGWSRKGREEVTSIEITPDFEKMEEIRKEIEGREGIFRAWCHANSGLMQPGDDVLFLIVAGDIRENVKPALADLLDRIKSEAVTKKEIFA; encoded by the coding sequence ATGGATTTGAACAAGGCCTTGGCCGATCTGAAGAAGGAACCCGGTTTCGCCGAGAACGTGGGCATGATCCTGGTGCACAACGGCGTGGTCCGCGGCTGGTCCCGCAAGGGACGCGAGGAAGTGACGTCCATCGAGATCACGCCCGATTTCGAGAAGATGGAGGAGATCCGCAAGGAGATCGAAGGCCGCGAGGGCATTTTCCGCGCCTGGTGCCACGCCAATTCGGGCCTCATGCAGCCCGGCGACGACGTGCTGTTCCTGATTGTGGCGGGCGACATCCGCGAGAACGTCAAGCCCGCCCTGGCCGACCTGCTGGACCGCATCAAGTCCGAGGCCGTGACCAAGAAAGAAATCTTCGCCTAG
- a CDS encoding DUF748 domain-containing protein, translating into MLAFLDKIHFGTPLLRRIVFWLLTAFVVYTLFGFFAVPPILKSVLVSQIKENLKREASLGDIRFNPLNFHLEASDLHIKNLKEEGDLLSLGHLEVAPGASSIWKLAPVVSYLKLDGLNVNVTFYGNGKYSVSDLLGTPDSVNQEQPKPEEKGAIFPFALYGLELTNSMITFDDRPRGKKHVIADIHLRVPFTSSIAKDVKEFTQPVFTAVVNGDPVELKGRTLPFDKTLRTEFELGAVDVDLQQYWKYMPIKTPLELKSGRFTSDISLFFERPEAQRINLYLGGGGTLTDLELTAPGDGPVFSMKKLAFEMERFSLGDNALVVKRVSMSQPFFKVVRRADGEINWTGYFPGSEPGPTGPKVKTEADTNAAFVFDLRNFEIKDGTVDFSDQCVKGGFRHTFPKLDFTAEGLSTRPEQTTVFNGSFGSEGFIYVKGEATVTPPTTKLTLSGKDLDVPLYAPYLNEAQPLLVDSGKLGFSVDLDFSEPDGKPQVTAQNGTLNLANLAVRKPEAKEPSLTLGALDVTGATLDLDGRKVGVAEVKVSEPAVRVVREKDGRLDLQRIFEEAAKTGEEVAVETGTAPEPQGTADNGPETPWTATVDHVVVEDGSADFQDLALAQPTRLGLRRFKLDLTDISTEKGARMPYSVSAGWTGGGWFSARGRASIDPLESNGSIKVSKFGLRPLDGYLAQDTDLLIADGAVHADLDYTFTGGETPKFTAKGSTALSDLKVKTTFEDDELAGIDRLDVKGIDFVNEPMVLAVGEINLNGPRALVHFDKDGRLNVRRALRLPEPAPAPAEGAPQAEDKAGAAAAQPAPVPEAEVKEIEAQTEEQAAEEKPFFETLTVGKVGMQNGALKFRDESIHPSFATELTGMTLSLTDIGQTPEARPKVDFKAKIGPTPVAVTGVVNPVIRPIYSDLTISVNGMELVPLTPYTLKNLAYPIQKGRLYADVTFKTDNWVLDAKNKFFIEQLELGRKDKRPDAPNIPVEFGLALLQDSNGDMQLNLPITGRLDDPNFRIGGIVFQAIINMLFKALTSPFSLIGSMFGGGENMDFVVFEPGRAGLSAQGEDKLNTVIKALTERTKLKLEVDGVVDPVADRNGLVQVILEHKIRQAKYDDLPRSKRAETTVDQITVAPDEYEDMLYEAYAAEPDDEGVKPTTLFVTDRQPVDVMEKFIRDRIDVTDEMLHQLAMDRADAVKEYIITRDPALTDRVFLLDKETKSDGKTGVPKHRADLGID; encoded by the coding sequence ATGCTGGCTTTCCTCGACAAGATACACTTCGGCACCCCGCTCCTTCGGCGCATCGTCTTCTGGCTGCTGACCGCCTTCGTGGTCTACACCCTATTCGGCTTCTTCGCCGTACCCCCGATCCTCAAGTCGGTCCTGGTCAGCCAGATCAAAGAAAACCTCAAGCGCGAGGCCAGCCTGGGCGACATCCGATTCAATCCGCTCAACTTCCACCTGGAGGCCTCGGACCTGCACATCAAAAACCTCAAGGAGGAGGGCGACCTCCTCTCCCTGGGCCACCTGGAGGTCGCGCCCGGCGCCTCCTCCATCTGGAAGCTGGCCCCGGTGGTCAGCTACCTCAAGCTCGACGGGCTCAACGTCAACGTGACCTTCTACGGCAACGGCAAGTACTCCGTCTCCGACCTGCTCGGCACCCCGGACAGCGTCAACCAGGAGCAGCCCAAGCCGGAGGAAAAGGGCGCCATCTTCCCCTTCGCCCTGTACGGCCTCGAGCTGACCAACTCCATGATCACCTTCGACGACCGGCCCCGAGGCAAGAAGCACGTCATCGCCGACATCCACCTGCGCGTGCCGTTCACCTCGAGCATCGCCAAGGACGTCAAGGAGTTCACCCAGCCGGTGTTCACGGCCGTGGTCAACGGCGACCCCGTGGAGCTCAAGGGGCGCACCCTGCCCTTCGATAAGACACTGCGGACCGAGTTCGAACTGGGCGCGGTGGATGTGGACCTGCAACAGTACTGGAAATACATGCCCATCAAGACCCCGCTCGAACTCAAGAGCGGGCGGTTCACCTCGGACATTTCCCTGTTCTTCGAACGGCCCGAGGCGCAGCGCATCAACCTCTACCTGGGCGGCGGCGGGACCCTGACCGACCTGGAGCTGACCGCGCCGGGCGACGGCCCGGTCTTCTCCATGAAGAAGCTGGCCTTCGAGATGGAGCGGTTCTCCCTGGGCGACAACGCCCTGGTCGTCAAGCGGGTCTCCATGAGCCAGCCGTTCTTCAAGGTCGTGCGCCGGGCCGACGGCGAGATCAACTGGACGGGCTATTTCCCCGGCTCCGAGCCCGGCCCCACCGGCCCCAAGGTCAAGACCGAGGCGGACACCAACGCCGCCTTCGTCTTCGACCTGCGCAATTTCGAGATCAAGGACGGGACCGTGGATTTCAGCGACCAGTGCGTCAAGGGCGGCTTCCGCCACACCTTCCCGAAGCTCGACTTCACGGCCGAAGGGCTGTCCACCCGGCCCGAGCAGACCACGGTGTTCAACGGCTCCTTCGGCTCCGAGGGATTCATCTACGTCAAGGGCGAGGCCACCGTGACCCCGCCCACGACCAAACTGACCTTGTCCGGCAAGGACCTGGACGTGCCCCTCTACGCCCCGTACCTCAACGAGGCCCAGCCCCTGCTGGTGGACTCCGGCAAGCTCGGCTTCTCCGTGGACCTGGATTTCAGCGAGCCGGACGGCAAGCCGCAGGTGACCGCGCAAAACGGGACCCTGAACCTGGCGAACCTGGCCGTGCGCAAACCCGAGGCTAAGGAGCCGAGCCTGACCCTGGGAGCCCTGGACGTGACCGGCGCGACCCTGGACCTGGACGGCCGCAAGGTCGGCGTGGCCGAAGTCAAGGTGTCCGAACCGGCGGTCCGGGTGGTCCGCGAAAAGGACGGCCGCCTGGACCTGCAACGGATATTCGAAGAGGCCGCCAAGACGGGCGAGGAGGTCGCGGTCGAGACCGGGACCGCGCCCGAACCCCAGGGAACCGCGGACAACGGACCCGAGACCCCGTGGACGGCCACGGTGGATCACGTCGTGGTGGAGGACGGTTCCGCCGACTTCCAGGACCTGGCCCTGGCCCAGCCGACCCGGCTCGGGCTGCGCAGGTTCAAGCTGGACCTGACCGACATCTCCACGGAAAAGGGCGCGCGCATGCCCTACTCCGTCAGCGCGGGCTGGACCGGCGGCGGCTGGTTCTCGGCGCGCGGCAGGGCGTCCATCGACCCGCTGGAGTCGAACGGCTCCATCAAGGTCAGCAAGTTCGGGCTGCGTCCCCTGGACGGCTACCTGGCCCAGGACACGGACCTGCTCATCGCCGACGGCGCGGTCCACGCCGACCTCGACTACACCTTCACCGGCGGCGAGACCCCGAAGTTCACGGCCAAGGGCAGCACCGCCCTGTCCGACCTCAAGGTCAAGACCACCTTCGAGGACGACGAGCTGGCGGGCATCGACCGGCTGGACGTCAAGGGCATCGACTTTGTGAACGAACCCATGGTCCTGGCCGTGGGCGAGATCAACCTCAACGGGCCGCGCGCCCTGGTCCACTTCGACAAGGACGGCCGCCTGAACGTCCGGCGCGCCCTGCGCCTGCCCGAACCCGCGCCCGCGCCCGCCGAGGGTGCGCCCCAGGCCGAGGACAAGGCCGGTGCGGCGGCCGCCCAGCCCGCCCCGGTGCCCGAGGCCGAGGTCAAGGAGATCGAGGCGCAGACCGAGGAGCAGGCGGCCGAGGAAAAGCCGTTCTTCGAGACCCTGACCGTGGGCAAGGTCGGCATGCAAAACGGCGCGCTCAAGTTCCGCGACGAGAGCATCCACCCGTCCTTCGCCACCGAGCTGACGGGTATGACCCTGAGCCTGACCGACATCGGCCAGACCCCGGAGGCACGGCCCAAGGTGGACTTCAAGGCCAAGATCGGGCCCACCCCCGTGGCCGTGACCGGCGTGGTCAACCCGGTGATCCGGCCCATCTATTCCGACCTGACCATCTCGGTGAACGGCATGGAGCTGGTGCCCCTGACCCCGTACACCCTCAAGAACCTGGCCTACCCCATCCAGAAGGGGCGGCTCTATGCGGACGTGACCTTCAAGACCGACAACTGGGTCCTGGACGCCAAGAACAAGTTCTTCATCGAACAGCTCGAACTGGGCAGAAAGGACAAACGGCCCGACGCGCCCAACATCCCGGTGGAGTTCGGCCTGGCCCTGCTCCAGGACTCCAACGGCGACATGCAGCTCAACCTGCCCATCACCGGGCGGCTGGACGACCCCAACTTCCGCATCGGCGGCATCGTCTTCCAGGCGATCATCAACATGCTCTTCAAGGCCCTGACCTCGCCCTTCTCGCTCATCGGCTCCATGTTCGGCGGCGGCGAGAACATGGACTTCGTGGTCTTCGAACCGGGCCGCGCGGGCTTGAGCGCCCAGGGCGAGGACAAGCTGAACACCGTCATCAAGGCCCTGACCGAGCGCACGAAGCTCAAGCTTGAGGTGGACGGCGTGGTGGACCCCGTGGCCGACAGGAACGGGCTCGTCCAGGTCATCCTGGAACACAAGATCAGGCAGGCCAAGTACGACGACCTGCCCCGCTCCAAGCGGGCCGAGACCACGGTGGACCAGATCACGGTGGCCCCGGACGAGTACGAGGACATGCTCTACGAGGCCTACGCCGCCGAGCCGGACGACGAGGGCGTCAAGCCGACCACCCTGTTCGTCACCGACCGCCAGCCCGTGGACGTCATGGAGAAGTTCATCCGCGACCGCATCGACGTCACCGACGAGATGCTCCATCAGCTGGCCATGGACCGCGCGGACGCGGTCAAGGAGTACATCATCACCCGCGATCCGGCCCTGACCGACCGCGTCTTCCTCCTGGACAAGGAGACCAAGTCCGACGGCAAGACCGGCGTGCCCAAGCATCGCGCCGACCTGGGTATTGATTGA
- the moaA gene encoding GTP 3',8-cyclase MoaA → MHEHLEDKHGREVSYMRISVTDRCNLRCTYCAGEGLEFIPHPRILRYEEIMDFIGMARNLGVQKIRFTGGEPFVRKGFGDFMIRAAERFADMDLCVTTNATLIGPDVDRLAAAGIKRVNISLDTLQADKFVTITGRDHFAVVRENIDRCLAANMTVKVNAVAMKGVNDNEVGDFIEFARTHPLDLRFIEFMPVGTETGWDDSRVWTAAEILADARAFAELTPVVKSGERRHGPARMYDIKGGLGRIGLISPYSDHFCSTCNRLRITSDGNLRTCLFSDKVYRLRPALRHAKLGLEQVEKIIRLAGKNKPIGNELLRRMRASDHGVCKTRMASIGG, encoded by the coding sequence ATGCACGAGCACCTTGAGGACAAGCACGGCCGCGAGGTCAGCTACATGCGCATCAGCGTGACCGACCGCTGCAACCTGCGCTGCACCTACTGCGCGGGCGAGGGGTTGGAGTTCATCCCGCACCCGAGGATTCTGCGCTACGAGGAGATCATGGATTTCATCGGCATGGCCCGCAACCTCGGGGTGCAGAAGATCCGCTTCACCGGCGGCGAGCCCTTCGTCCGCAAGGGTTTCGGGGACTTCATGATCCGTGCGGCCGAGCGCTTCGCTGACATGGACCTGTGCGTGACCACCAACGCCACGCTCATCGGCCCGGACGTGGATCGGCTGGCCGCTGCGGGCATCAAACGGGTGAACATCTCCCTGGACACGCTCCAGGCCGACAAGTTCGTGACCATCACCGGGCGCGACCATTTCGCCGTGGTCCGGGAGAACATCGACCGCTGCCTGGCCGCGAACATGACCGTGAAGGTCAACGCCGTGGCCATGAAGGGCGTCAACGACAACGAAGTGGGCGACTTCATCGAGTTCGCCCGCACCCACCCGCTGGACCTGCGGTTCATCGAGTTCATGCCCGTGGGCACGGAGACGGGCTGGGACGACAGCCGGGTCTGGACCGCGGCCGAGATACTGGCCGATGCCCGCGCCTTCGCCGAACTGACCCCGGTGGTCAAGTCCGGGGAGCGCCGCCACGGCCCGGCGCGCATGTACGACATCAAGGGCGGCCTGGGTCGCATCGGCCTCATTTCGCCCTACAGCGATCACTTCTGTTCCACCTGCAACCGGCTGCGCATCACCTCGGACGGCAACCTGCGGACCTGCCTCTTTTCGGACAAGGTCTACCGGCTGCGTCCGGCCCTGCGCCATGCCAAACTCGGTCTGGAACAGGTGGAGAAGATCATCCGCCTGGCCGGGAAGAACAAGCCCATCGGCAACGAGCTGCTGCGCCGCATGCGCGCCTCGGACCACGGCGTCTGCAAGACCCGCATGGCCTCCATCGGCGGGTAG